AGGCGTCTCTAACAAGATTAACGTCAACAACCTCTCCATATCTGGATAtatcaccaaaaacaaaacacttgtCATCTTCAATACACAAATTAATagtaaaattttaattgatatGCACCGACACCATAAGAATACTATCATCAATCATAACCTATCTATCTTAAAAGTCATACAACAGACGATTGTGATTGATTGAAAgtgtaaataaaatttacatcAACGGTGCATCATCTCATGAtcaaatgcatgaaaataagaCATACTGAGCAAAAACAGCGATGATATCACCCTCAGTGAAATCAAAGGGAATACCACCAACGAAAACATAAGCAGAATCTTTGTATTTAGTGTGCCACGAAGCATCTTCGCTGATGTTAAGTGCAGCTTCTCTTGAATTGATTAGCTGAATACGCTTCACTAGTGTTAACGGGTTCATAAAGGAATTGAATGTATTTTGCTCATACAGGTAAGTGAATTCATGAAAGGAATGAACAATGAATCTCCAAAGAAGGCTGTGAAAGTGATCAAGCTCTCACTCCATCGAATGAAACCAACAAACTTAgcaagaaaacacaaaagacTTAAGGAGTAATGAAGAACCTGGTTGCCGTGGCCAAGGATCACCGAGCCAACAATTCCAAGCTAAGTAGAAAAGGAAAATCATTCCAATAATTAGTGAAATGGTTCAACTTGGAAGATGTTAAGACATGAAAATTATTTGGCAGAAGAAACTGAAGTCTGCATTAGTTAATTTACTTCATAGAGTGACAGATCGAATAAAGCCATTATCTATAATAGTATCTGCTATATCCACAATATATCTCATACTCAAATGACTGTCATGGATTTGTATGCCTTctaatatacattttatttctttgatgAAAGGATGAAAACAATGTTCTTTCTGTTAGAAAATTTTACTTTCTAGAGCATTGATTTAGGGAAATattaatgatatatttatatgtcGTTGTATTCGaattatttatgtcatttttttgaATTCGATGCATTAGCATAATGGCTCACCTGTGTTTTGAAGAAACTACCTTTTGGTTGTTTGTTATACGTTCTGTATAGTCACATTTTATCTTGAAAGTGGTGGGATGGTGGATTAGCAGTGCAGGTCTTGTTGGCAGTTATAATTTTTCTTAGTATTTTGACTGCTGATTGAGTAACAACTGAATTAAAATGTTTCATTGATTAAAGTTAGTAAAATAGACATGACTTGTTCATGATCTGGAGTATCCAGTTGAGCCTTTTACTGTCAAGGCAATCCATACTTCCTCAGGTTAAGTATCGTTTAggttttgtttgcgagtttggaggagaAGGGAGGGGGGAGagttttggaaaaaagaaagGAGCAAAAGAAATAGAGGATTTTGAGGGGTTCACTTTTCTCCATAATACAAAATTCTCCTCATTTgaaggaactaaaaaattgtatcggAGGAGGATTTTGGtaggtttatatgaattatgaaaattcaatatatgttataatattcttaaaataaaaaatatattaatcataaacattaatttatcattctcataCTAAGTTGAATAAGTATTCTTAGTAATTTAGTTTGCTCTTGAACTTAAAGATTGCAAGAATTGTGTGCGCCTTCCTTCATTTGGTAAACTACTATCTCTAAAAAAACTGGAATTATACAGTATGCGTAATCTGAAATACTTGGATGATGAGGTGAGGTTTTTCGCTTTTCTGGAGGTACTCATGTTAGATTTATTGCCAAACTTAGAGGGGTTAGTGAATGTGGAAAGAGAGGAGGTGTTTCCTTGTCCttctattttgaaaattgcCCTCTTCACTAAACTTGAACTGTCATGTCTTCCGTCTCTTATAGACCTCGATGTTTCGGGATGTAACAATGAGTTACTGAGATCAATCTCTACCTCATGTGGTCTTACCAAACTTACCCTTGATGGAGGTAATAGAGTAACATCCTTCCTAGAGAGGATGTTCAGAAACCTTACCTGTCTTCAAACTCTTTGTGACTGATATCCCAGATTTGAAGGTGTTATCAAATGAACCCTTGGACCTAGCTTTGGAGGATCTGTACACATGCAATGAGCTTGAGTCATTACTAGAGAAAATGTGGAAAGTTATGCAATCCCTTTGAACGATAACGATTCACGATTGCAAAGGATTGCGATGCTTTCCGGAGGGTATTGCTCGCCTCACTTCTCTTGAGGTTctgtatttttataatttctcaACATTAGAGGAACGATGCAAGGAGGGAGCAAGGGAGGATTAGGACAAGATAGCGCATGTTCCAAAATTAGACATTAGTTAGGATGAAGAAGTAGAGACTTTTACTCTTATATGCTTCCATCACCGTCACAAAAACATTCTTATATTTGGATTTCAAGTGCTTAATTGACTGAGtttttatatattcattgtgGTTTTGGACTTAATCTTTGATAGTCAAAATAACTGTATTGAAATTTCAAGTTACTTCTTAAGTTTAGCTATTAATAACCCTCCAAAGAAAAGCAAAACtgaatagaaagaaagaaagaacagtaAACTTGTCATACACAAACAGAAACGACTTCTTTATTCATTGATTCCAAGAAAGGGAAACTCTAACTAtgtaggaaaaaaattattatcagttGCTTCCTATCATATTATCAATAAGTTTTAGAACGTAAACATAAAGCATAAGTTTGGATATAGTGATTCCATTTAAGGAAtcacatgtttttattttatgcatACTTGCTATATCACTACAGAGTTTGCTATACTGTGACCTTCGCCATTGACTAAATAGAGTGTGAGGTAGTTACATACTTACAACCACAATAAAACAACGACAGAATATGCCAGATGAGATTCAGAAAATTGTTACCACTTGTgcaattaaatcaaaataaagaattaaaagGTATGGTGTTATTGTATTTAACATGATTTATTAGCCCAGTTTGAACCTCCTAAACAAACACTGTCCAAGAATAATTGCATCAGAAGCATAATCCTTAATTTCAGACATAAAACATTAAACTAGCAAAACTATTGAATTCAAGTAACAAGTTCAGATATATTGAACTCAGCAGCTAATGACTGCAAAgtctctattttcttctaataaACGCACTGCTTCTGCAAGGTTCCCTTTGAACGCTGACACGGTGAACGCGTCAACCTGTGTATCTCATCACTCAGATTTACACCACAACTATCTTTtcacaataataacaacacatTTATAACAGTACTGGAACAAATAAACATACATATAATGTAGTATTTCACATATTTCTCAGATGTTTGTGAGATTTGCAGTGTCATCTATCGTTGTTGCATGAAATGGTAACCTCGGTCATTATCAGTTATATCCGGTTTCAAAAGATTGTGTGAAATTGTTATTATACCCGTTTTTCCAATTTGGCAAAGTATGTATTACTGTGACTTATTTGGTctttgattaatgaaatgagAATGGGATTTTGATCTTGATCAACATGCATAAACTCATCAAatcaatgaaaatataaaacaattacAACCAGTGACCACAAATATACACTAACTATATACAGtgattcacacaaaaaaaagctGTCAACATTTTCAATAAGCATATTACAAATGTTTAACCAATAAACACTCCATATTAACCTACGAATGCAGCCACCCAAGAGTACATGTAGATCACGAAAATGGTGAAGGAGAATACTTCAAGACCTCGTTCTTCTTATTCGTTTCATCTTCTTAGCTTGACCACTGTCACCATCAGGAATTGAAAGCAGAGATTCTGTATACATAACCACTAGGGATCCATATTCATTGTCACAGTAGGACTGATGCTCTAGCAGTTGTCCTTTCTCATTATACTTGGCCAATACATTACCAGCATTTGTTCCAACGATATCACCACTTTTTGTATCGTATTTCGGACAAAAATAATGGCTGGGAATTCCATCAAAAGACAAAACAAGAGTCTTAGTCCAAGAAGATGTCACATTGTATTTTTCCATCACCCATATTTCAACTGTACCATTATCATGTGCCATATCCCATAGACTGAGACATCCTCTAAATACCCATAAATCATACACTTTACTAGGAGCAGATGTTATATCAGCTGGCAAAGTCAACTCTAGAAGCTCCCTTTGCATTAAATGATAGCCAAGAATAACATTCGTTGATATATCATAACAAAGAGCCAACCAGTGAATAGCCCCATTTAAGAAGTGAATAGCCCCATTTAAGAACGGCTCTACTTTGGAATTTTCACGGGCCAGGCAATAAGAGAAATAATTATCACCCTCAATTTCGTTCCACGCATCAGCTCTCAATGAGAAAAGCCCTAAGCGAGTTAACTTATCATAAGCATTGGGATCATATGACATGGAAAGCACGAAGTAATCATCCCTTGACTCGTCATACCCAAAACCATATAAATGATATGCATCTAAATTGCAATCAATAAGAGAATTTGGTATATATTTGTGAACTCCAGTGGATGGATTCCATAGACAGAGACATGAACCACAACTCAAAAGTATAAACCCTCTACACGAACCTTTAATATCAAGTTGTGTAAAAGACTGTGGaagcaaaaaattaatattcaatgAATAGGAAGCACTATCATCGTAGAGTGATGTTTCCAAATCAATAGATAGAGATTCCAGATTTGGAGTTATCAATAGAATTCTAGGAGCGTGTGTTTTGGCGGTAAGTTGAAAATGTGAATTTGCGAAATCAGATTGAGAGATAAGAGAAAACCATAACTTACAAACGCACTTGAAACGAATAAGAGACTTCACCGGTAACATTAAAAGgatttgaatgattaactcaATAGATAGATATTGCTCTGTCTTCTTCATCGTCTCCATTCACACGTTTCCTCCTTTGCCAATATTGTTTCGGATCACTTTGATTTTTAGGTTAGGTTTTCAACCCTTTACTATGTTGGTAGGATGATAAAGACGCATTTgccatttatattttattcctACTTCCGCTCATGAATTGGTTTTGAAAGTTATGTCTCCTTTGAAAGAGTCTATCACCAATATTTTAGGAGTATGAGAGGGAAGTATCTTGCTCTTCCTTCCGTTGTGGGGACATGATGGTTCCATAAGGAAAGGCATGCATTGGCTGATTTGGGAAAGATTGTCGGTTCATAATTTTGTTGGTATGAATTTtaaagatcttttttttttttttccgtcaagtagtctagtgaatagagttcacacaatttaattgtggagtgtttggggttcgaattccgacctctgcatataataggcaatatccctaccaactgagctaagctcacggggatcaAGATCTTACTTTCTTTAATGTGGCAATGTTCGCTAAACAGGGTGGAAATTTCAAATAGACCCTTCTAGTCTTCTATCTCGATTATTTAAAGTCCGTTATTTTCTTAAGAGTGATTTCATAGGGTTAAGATTAGAGAGTAACCAGAGTT
Above is a genomic segment from Medicago truncatula cultivar Jemalong A17 chromosome 5, MtrunA17r5.0-ANR, whole genome shotgun sequence containing:
- the LOC11405811 gene encoding F-box/kelch-repeat protein At3g23880, with the translated sequence METMKKTEQYLSIELIIQILLMLPVKSLIRFKCVCKLWFSLISQSDFANSHFQLTAKTHAPRILLITPNLESLSIDLETSLYDDSASYSLNINFLLPQSFTQLDIKGSCRGFILLSCGSCLCLWNPSTGVHKYIPNSLIDCNLDAYHLYGFGYDESRDDYFVLSMSYDPNAYDKLTRLGLFSLRADAWNEIEGDNYFSYCLARENSKVEPFLNGAIHFLNGAIHWLALCYDISTNVILGYHLMQRELLELTLPADITSAPSKVYDLWVFRGCLSLWDMAHDNGTVEIWVMEKYNVTSSWTKTLVLSFDGIPSHYFCPKYDTKSGDIVGTNAGNVLAKYNEKGQLLEHQSYCDNEYGSLVVMYTESLLSIPDGDSGQAKKMKRIRRTRS